One genomic window of Medicago truncatula cultivar Jemalong A17 chromosome 1, MtrunA17r5.0-ANR, whole genome shotgun sequence includes the following:
- the LOC25483732 gene encoding protein LEAD-SENSITIVE 1 — protein MGLLSNRVTRESLKAGDHIYSWRTAYIYAHHGIYIGDDKVIHFTRRGQEVGTGTVLDVLLLSSAPARSQEICPICIPSQEDHGVVVSCLNCFLAGGVLYRFEYAVSPALFLAKARGGTCTLAVSDEDDVVVHRALYLLENGFRCYNVFKNNCEDFAIYCKTGLVVVDERTIGQSGQAVSIIGGPLAAVLSTPLRLVTTNVYGMAATAVGVYCASRYAADIGMRRDVVKIQVEELTGRLATGLLQVIEPQVSMNLAPQSTQIVSQ, from the exons ATGGGGTTACTTTCTAACAG GGTAACTAGAGAGAGCCTGAAAGCAGGAGATCACATCTATTCTTGGAGGACTGCTTATATTTATGCTCATCAtg GCATTTATATCGGTGATGACAAAGTTATCCACTTTACTAGGCGTGGACAAGAAGTAGGAACCGGTACCGTACTAGATGTTCTCCTCCTCAGTTCAGCACCAGCCAGGTCTCAAGAAATTTGCCCAATTTGCATTCCATCCCAAGAAGACCATGGGGTCGTTGTCTCATGCCTGAACTGCTTTCTGGCCGGAGGTGTCTTGTATCGTTTTGAGTACGCCGTCTCCCCAGCTCTCTTTCTTGCGAAAGCACGCGGTGGAACATGCACTCTTGCAGTCTCAGATGAAGACGATGTTGTGGTTCATCGAGCTCTGTATTTACTCGAAAACGGCTTTCGTTGCTATAACGTATTCAAGAACAACTGTGAAGACTTTGCCATCTATTGCAAAACCGGgttagttgttgttgatgaaagaaCAATTGGACAGAGTGGCCAAGCAGTTTCCATCATAGGAGGACCTCTTGCTGCTGTTCTATCAACGCCGCTCCGCTTGGTGACTACAAATGTTTATGGAATGGCGGCAACTGCCGTTGGAGTTTATTGTGCTAGCAGGTATGCTGCAGACATTGGAATGAGGAGGGATGTGGTGAAAATACAAGTGGAAGAGTTGACAGGAAGGTTGGCTACTGGGTTACTGCAGGTTATTGAACCTCAAGTTTCAATGAATCTGGCCCCTCAATCTACTCAGATTGTTAGTCAATGA